One genomic region from Chelmon rostratus isolate fCheRos1 chromosome 11, fCheRos1.pri, whole genome shotgun sequence encodes:
- the LOC121614286 gene encoding carbohydrate sulfotransferase 15-like produces MSENVYIKLAPPKSLTRQMTFSKARVVCFLMVLTLTLLIMASYNLTWDKKRLPFTTSPNRVRPGVVQSNTAAAEVSSQKNNLIDMKQLVEIINSKLEYTPRKVPDEKDVIEMDSHLFSVIPRHFLPGIKSPCWYEEISNERSTDPYRKSRYCLRSLRFKTLCNNISKNFHEHLQHRDGKLLRLRCLPYFYIIGQPKCGTTDLYSRLRRHPEVQYSIIKESQWWTRRRFGYTHIKEGFKGIFRVEDYLDLFDKAAQHIQEEMTRNSSGDHHITQFVTVEASPSTMWDNQVWRYVHRDRKETEPGFLTQDFIHALQPGAKLTVILRDPVERLYSDYLYFRMDKKTVKDFHQKVMKSVQLFQSCLSEWSLRSCVHNISLLDAMPVKLHAGLYVVFLLDWLTVFQRDQILVLRLEDYAADKRATLQKAFDFLGLSPLSGELEEEVMKKHVSNSRRKADRKLGPMLPATRDLLREFHQPFNHKLASVLDDSTFLWSYP; encoded by the exons atgtctgaaaatgtgtaTATTAAGTTGGCACCCCCTAAGTCACTGACTCGCCAGATGACGTTTTCAAAAGCCAGAGTGGTTTGCTTCCTGATGGTCTTGACACTGACGCTTCTCATCATGGCTTCCTACAACCTGACGTGGGACAAGAAAAGACTTCCCTTCACCACCTCACCGAATCGGGTCAGGCCTGGGGTCGtccagtcaaacacagcagcagctgaagtttcctctcaaaaaaacaatttaatagacatgaaacagctggtggagatcaTTAACTCCAAACTGGAATACACACCCAGGAAGGTACCTGATGAAAAGGATGTCATTGAAATGGACTCTCAT ttGTTCTCTGTAATTCCTCGCCATTTCCTGCCTGGTATCAAGAGCCCTTGCTGGTATGAGGAGATCTCAAATGAACGCAGCACTGATCCATACAGGAAAAGCCGCTATTGTCTGCGCTCACTGAGGTTCAAGACTTTGTGTAACAACATAAGCAAAAACTTCCACGAGCACTTACAACACAGAGACGGCAAACTGCTTCGTTTGCGCTGCTTGCCGTACTTCTACATCATTGGCCAACCAAAGTGTGGCACTACTGACTTGTATTCCAGGCTGCGACGGCATCCAGAGGTCCAGTACAGCATTATAAAAGAATCACAGTGGTGGACCAGGAGACGCTTTG GTTATACCCACATCAAAGAAGGCTTCAAAGGCATTTTTCGTGTGGAAGATTACCTGGATCTGTTTGACAAGGCAGCCCAACACATCCAAGAAGAAATGACTCGAAATTCATCTGGAGACCACCACATAACCCAGTTTGTAACAG TTGAAGCCAGTCCATCCACTATGTGGGACAACCAAGTCTGGCGGTATGttcacagagacaggaaggagacagagcCCGGTTTTCTGACCCAGGACTTCATCCACGCACTGCAGCCTGGTGCCAAACTTACTGTCATCCTGAGAGATCCTGTAGAGAG GCTTTATTCTGACTACCTGTATTTTAGGATGGACAAAAAGACAGTAAAGGACTTCCATCAGAAGGTCATGAAGTCTGTCCAGTTGTTTCAGTCCTGTCTATCTGAATGGTCACTTCGTTCCTGCGTCCACAACATAAGCCTCCTTGATGCCATGCCG GTGAAGCTTCATGCGGGGTTATACGTTGTCTTCTTACTGGACTGGCTGACAGTTTTCCAGCGGGACCAGATTCTAGTTCTACGACTAGAGGACTACGCAGCCGACAAGAGAGCGACATTAcagaaagcttttgattttctggGTCTAA gtccTCTGTCaggggagctggaggaagaagtGATGAAAAAGCACGTGTCAAACAGCCGACGGAAGGCAGACAGGAAACTAGGTCCTATGCTTCCAGCCACCAGAGACCTCCTCAGGGAATTTCACCAGCCCTTCAACCACAAACTGGCCAGTGTGTTGGACGACAGCACCTTCCTCTGGAGCTACCCCTGA
- the LOC121614108 gene encoding carbohydrate sulfotransferase 15-like — protein sequence MAETLGNKQVTLLSLTSLRTISKARVVCFLMGLTLMLLIMASYNLTWDKTRLPFTTSPNQVRPGVVQSNKAAAEVSSENNLIDMKQLVEIINSKLDYTPRKVPDEKDVIEMDPHLFSVIPRHFLPGVKSPCWYEEISSESSTDPYRHSFYCHGSRCNNIKDKLPEYLQHRDGKLFRLRCLPYFYIVGQPKCGTTDLYSRLRRHPQVQYSMIKESKWWNRRRFGYILIEDGFKGIVPVEDYLDLFDKAAQHIQEEINRNSSGDHHMTQFITVEASPSVMWNNIAWSYVHKERKETEPGFLTQDFIHTLQPGAKIIMILRDPVERLYSHYLYSRRGKESRNEFHQMAIKSVRLFQSCLSKQSLRACAYKGSLFSAMPLKLNVGLYVVFLLDWLTVFHKDQILVLRLEDYAANMRATLRKAFDFLGLSPLSVELEEEVMKQRVANSRGVKDKKVGPMLPATRDLLREFHQPFNRKLASVLDHNGFLWSYP from the exons ATGGCTGAAACACTGGGTAATAAGCAGGTAACCCTGTTGTCACTGACTAGCCTGAGGACAATCTCAAAAGCCAGAGTGGTTTGCTTCCTGATGGGCTTGACACTGATGCTTCTCATCATGGCTTCCTACAACCTGACGTGGGACAAGACAAGACTTCCCTTCACCACCTCACCCAATCAGGTCAGGCCTGGGGTCGTCCagtcaaacaaagcagcagctgaagtttcctctgaaaacaatttaatagacatgaaacagctggtggagatcaTTAACTCCAAACTGGACTACACACCCAGGAAGGTGCCTGATGAAAAGGATGTCATTGAAATGGACCCTCAT ttGTTCTCTGTAATTCCTCGTCATTTCCTGCCTGGTGTCAAGAGCCCTTGCTGGTATGAGGAGATCTCCAGTGAAAGCAGCACTGATCCATACAGGCATAGCTTCTATTGTCATGGCTCTAGGTGTAACAACATTAAGGACAAATTACCCGAGTACTTACAACACAGAGACGGCAAACTGTTTCGTTTGCGCTGCTTGCCGTACTTCTACATTGTCGGCCAGCCCAAGTGTGGCACAACTGATCTGTACTCCAGGCTGCGACGGCATCCACAGGTCCAGTACAGCATGATAAAGGAGTCAAAGTGGTGGAATAGGAGACGCTTTG GTTATATCCTTATCGAAGATGGCTTCAAGGGAATTGTTCCTGTGGAAGATTACCTGGATCTCTTTGACAAGGCAGCCCAACACATCCAAGAAGAAATTAATAGAAATTCATCTGGAGACCACCACATGACCCAGTTCATAACAG TGGAAGCCAGCCCATCCGTTATGTGGAACAACATAGCCTGGAGCTATGTgcacaaagagaggaaggagacagagcCTGGTTTTCTGACCCAGGACTTcatccacacactgcagcccGGTGCCAAAATCATTATGATCCTGAGAGATCCAGTGGAGAG gctttattCTCACTACCTGTACTCTAGGAGGGGCAAAGAGTCAAGAAATGAGTTCCATCAGATGGCCATAAAGTCTGTGCGCTTGTTTCAGTCCTGTCTATCGAAGCAGTCACTTCGTGCATGTGCCTACAAAGGCAGCCTCTTCAGCGCCATGCCG tTGAAGCTGAATGTAGGGTTGTACGTTGTCTTCTTACTGGACTGGCTGACAGTTTTCCATAAGGACCAGATTTTAGTTCTACGACTGGAGGACTATGCAGCCAACATGAGAGCGACATTACggaaagcttttgattttctggGTCTAA gtcctctgtcagtggagctggaggaagaagtGATGAAACAGCGTGTGGCAAACAGCCGGGGGGTGAAGGACAAGAAAGTAGGTCCTATGCTTCCAGCCACCAGAGACCTCCTCAGGGAATTTCACCAGCCCTTCAACCGCAAACTGGCCAGTGTGTTGGACCACAACGGCTTCCTCTGGAGTTACCCCTGA